The following coding sequences lie in one Candidatus Neptunochlamydia sp. REUL1 genomic window:
- the surE gene encoding 5'/3'-nucleotidase SurE has product MHILITNDDGIDAVGLKTLWEGLQDIADLTIVAPMEEQSGMGVSVTFYGPLRAEKAGGFDATPAWKVRGTPADCVKVAIGGVLDSPPDLIVSGVNHGSNAGRGIFSSGTAGCVIQGILQGIPGIAFSYTCSQSKTFPHVKEYLALIVQYVADNPLPKGSFLNVNFPKEEIQGVKFARQGLSFWLESLRKKLHPEGHLDFHLDELSNDLEEHPESDIALLKEGFVTAVPIQISELTDHAHFHKKKAYFDRYFRKNLKKIPLLI; this is encoded by the coding sequence ATGCACATACTAATCACTAACGATGACGGAATCGACGCTGTTGGTCTTAAAACATTATGGGAAGGGCTTCAAGATATTGCTGACCTTACAATTGTTGCTCCAATGGAAGAGCAGTCAGGCATGGGGGTAAGTGTCACCTTTTATGGTCCCCTGCGCGCTGAGAAAGCAGGAGGGTTTGATGCAACCCCAGCGTGGAAGGTCAGAGGAACTCCTGCTGACTGCGTCAAGGTTGCTATTGGAGGCGTCCTTGACTCTCCTCCGGATTTAATTGTTTCGGGAGTCAACCACGGTTCCAATGCAGGACGAGGCATCTTTTCAAGTGGAACAGCAGGATGTGTCATTCAAGGAATTTTACAAGGAATTCCAGGAATCGCTTTTTCCTATACCTGTAGTCAATCCAAAACGTTCCCACATGTTAAGGAGTACTTAGCACTCATTGTCCAATATGTTGCCGACAATCCCCTTCCGAAGGGAAGCTTCTTGAACGTTAATTTTCCAAAAGAGGAAATTCAAGGGGTAAAATTTGCTAGACAAGGACTTTCTTTCTGGCTTGAATCACTCCGAAAAAAACTTCATCCCGAAGGGCATCTTGACTTCCATCTCGATGAACTATCTAATGATCTAGAAGAACATCCAGAGAGCGACATTGCTCTATTAAAAGAAGGGTTTGTCACCGCGGTCCCAATCCAGATCAGTGAACTAACCGACCATGCACATTTCCATAAAAAAAAGGCGTATTTTGACCGTTATTTTCGAAAAAACTTGAAGAAAATTCCGCTATTGATTTAA